Proteins encoded in a region of the Limanda limanda chromosome 17, fLimLim1.1, whole genome shotgun sequence genome:
- the gpatch8 gene encoding G patch domain-containing protein 8 isoform X2, with translation MGMGRMEMELDYAEDATEKRRVLEVEKEDTEELRQKYKDQVEKEKAIAKALEDLRANFYCELCDKQYTKHQEFDNHINSYDHAHKQRLKELKQREFARNVSSRSRKGGKKQEKMLRRLHELAEQRKLQDRTPGSGPMFKPTTVALDGENAEDGDNTMPDNPALTDEALEGSLTEKSGQTSPKPGPAISFSLGKNSSSSPTPSGSSKVSVSFSFAKKAPVKLDTAAAVFADHGEEAMEEDENQEGEKTAEQEETTDCGTESPKGISIGVEVAEVGGPAGTEEVEQPDDGGSLASTLNKLKMMMKKEEGYAGQEPQYYHYIPPAHCRVKPHFQFLLFMKATDQSLIKAEEEEDDDDDDDDDDEEEEGPEEKKGEDCPEQTESNVADCKTDQEQNNEPNQEQGDAPPALDPDPTPLSPDVQTEKVSSCAVDIASTVPTSPIQKPESTQEIPDSNSGPKIPTGPFFPVLSKDESTTLQWPSELLEFTKAQPSLSYSCNPLYFDFKLSRNKGARGGKVAKSSKPEESDDKGQEVATSTAEVDSTTKPGTSTDKDKPLTKGEPGKSEGDQPKPATDSSSVKKKKKKKKHKKSAKHSKHKEKAAAEGAEGETEATQEKPKKKKKHKRKKSKNKAPDQDEATGEEKDKAKPKSEDKAVSSSVQLTPAGGGATGNTGVELGKRKRATKEVPSKSGAEEGKTRKGTDKANASEEHSGPKRQKTDSSASQSASCSTSAKKSPGPGRPPSSESEEEGGSNTQRSRHHRSSPREQRRHRSEESGRSRSRSSRRGDRRESSRRHNRGQTSHSHSDSSSSERSSAGSSAYSHRSRSYSDSYSDYSKEGRRRRRKRSSESEYERRGSRGRRRSRRHQHSSSSSDDSRSRSRSYSRRKRHRRHHRSSSRSSSSWSRSTSARSYRRSYSRSHSSASRSSSSAKVSPQRRGPRGRGDSDAQRRDFNRSNIYRSQSPRSSSSRGLNRKTHSSSSQALRLGGSRDAGEQKNSLTARQLLEKIQSKKSSNDSGTGTKTGLKIKDPPQGYFGPKLPPTLGSKALLPLFGKLQAGKKPVIPLTRPDEGEKSGTGKGSEAEREVILEEPIREFPPPPPPPAPPVQKVEEAPQSTVVHEETQQPTTEVQVHQEPLPLFEQEPSIMMPQYQADSEQDPSQNPMMESLMPEMQQQHPMHAYPAYPPPNLEEDCMEAEEDGLAPLESQPITFTPEEMEKYSKLQQAAQQHIQQQLLAKQVKTFPSAAAAAAAAAAAANMAPAHPPQALQQIHIQQPTMSLASGTSITTVQHAILQHHAAAAAAMGLHPGHHHHHHHQHPAHAQLAQVHHIPQHHLTPISLSQFGHSLGHTLGHQLGHQLGHAGLIPAHPTAFLSGQPIHIIPASALHHSPFAMHHIQNAALYPTLFSPRPSQAAAAAALQLHPQLHPLLHPIFSGQDLQHPPNHGS, from the exons AAAGCCATTGCCAAGGCTCTGGAGGACCTGAGAGCCAACTTCTACTGTGAGCTATGTGACAAACAGTACACCAAGCACCAGGAGTTTGACAACCACATTAACTCTTATGACCACGCTCACAAGCAG CGGCTTAAAGAGCTGAAGCAGAGAGAATTTGCTCGTAATGTGTCCTCACGTTCACGAAAGGGGGGAAAGAAGCAAGAAAAGATGCTACGCCGATTACACGAGCTGGCTGAGCAGAGGAAACTCCAGGATCG TACTCCAGGAAGTGGGCCCATGTTCAAACCGACCACAGTGGCTTTGGACGGAGAGAATGCAGAAGATGGTGACAACACGATGCCCGACAACCCTGCTTTGACAGATGAGGCCCTTGAAGGATCATTGACCGAAAAAAGTGGGCAAACCTCCCCGAAGCCTGGCCCAGCCATCAGCTTCTCTCTAGGAAAGAACAGCTCCTCATCCCCGACCCCAAGTGGTTCGTCAAAAGTCagtgtttccttctcttttgCCAAGAAAGCTCCAGTAAAGCTGGACACGGCGGCTGCAGTGTTTGCTGATCATGGTGAGGAGGCTATGGAGGAAGACGAGAACCAGGAAGGGGAAAAGACAGCAGAACAAGAGGAGACGACTGACTGCGGAACAGAAAGCCCGAAGGGAATATCAATAGGGGTTGAAGTAGCAGAGGTTGGTGGTCCAGCAGGGACggaagaggtggagcagcctgACGATGGAGGCTCTCTAGCCTCCACACTCAACAAactgaagatgatgatgaaaaaagaggaaggaTATGCTGGACAGGAGCCTCAGTACTATCACTATATACCTCCAGCTCACTGCCGGGTAAAACCTCACTTTCAGTTTTTGCTGTTCATGAAAGCCACTGATCAGTCTCTGAtcaaagcagaagaagaagaagatgatgatgatgacgatgatgatgatgatgaagaggaagaggggccagaggaaaaaaagggtGAAGATTGTCCTGAACAGACAGAATCCAATGTTGCAGATTGTAAGACTGATCAAGAACAAAATAATGAACCAAATCAAGAACAAGGAGATGCCCCTCCAGCTCTTGACCCAGACCCAACTCCTCTTTCGCCTGACGTGCAGACAGAGAAGGTTTCTTCATGCGCAGTAGACATAGCTTCTACGGTACCCACTTCACCTATACAAAAACCAGAGAGCACACAGGAAATTCCGGATTCAAATTCAGGCCCTAAAATCCCCACTGGACCCTTCTTCCCAGTTCTTAGCAAAGATGAGAGCACGACCCTGCAGTGGCCCTCTGAGCTCCTCGAATTTACAAAAGCTCAGCCTTCCCTGTCTTACAGTTGTAATCCCCTTTACTTTGACTTCAAGCTATCCCGCAACAAAGGAGCGCGTGGTGGTAAAGTAGCAAAGTCCTCTAAGCCTGAAGAATCTGATGACAAGGGACAAGAGGTAGCGACCTCAACAGCGGAAGTGGATTCAACGACTAAACCTGGGACCAGCACTGACAAAGATAAGCCATTGACGAAGGGAGAACCTGGTAAATCAGAAGGTGATCAGCCAAAGCCTGCAACTGACAGCAGTAGTgtcaagaaaaagaagaaaaagaagaagcataAGAAGTCTGCGAAGCactcaaaacacaaagaaaaagcagcagcagaaggtgctgaaggagagacagaagcaaCACAAGAAAAGcccaaaaagaagaaaaaacacaaacggAAGAAGAGCAAAAACAAAGCTCCTGATCAGGATGAGGCAACAGGTGAGGAAAAAGATAAAGCAAAACCAAAGTCAGAAGATAAAGCTGTTTCCTCCTCCGTTCAGCTGACACCTGCAGGGGGAGGAGCTACAGGAAATACAGGAGTTGAGCTGGGGAAGAGGAAACGTGCTACTAAGGAAGTGCCTTCCAAGTCTGGAGCTGAGGAGGGAAAAACCAGAAAAGGTACCGATAAGGCCAACGCTTCAGAGGAGCACAGTGGCCCCAAGAGACAAAAGACCGACTCCAGTGCATCTCAAAGTGCCTCCTGCTCCACCTCAGCCAAGAAGAGTCCTGGTCCAGGTAGACCCCCTAGCAGTGAGAGTGAAGAAGAAGGCGGCTCAAACACTCAGCGCTCTCGTCATCACAGGTCAAGTCCCCGGGAACAACGCCGCCACCGAAGTGAGGAATCAGGGCGGTCCCGTAGTCGTTCATCAAGACGAGGGGATAGACGGGAGAGCAGCCGTCGGCACAATCGTGGCCAAACCTCCCACAGTCACTCTGACTCCAGCAGCTCGGAGCGCTCCTCAGCAGGCAGCAGTGCCTACAGCCACCGCAGCCGCAGCTACTCTGACAGCTACAGTGACTACAGCAAAGAGGGACGCAGACGGCGGCGCAAGCGTTCATCAGAGTCAGAGTACGAGCGGAGAGGTAGCCGAGGGCGCAGACGATCTAGGAGACACCAgcactcctcttcttcctcagatgACTCCCGCTCACGTTCACGCAGCTACAGTCGCAGAAAAAGGCACCGACGGCACCATCGGAGCAGTTCGAGgagctccagcagctggagcCGCAGCACCAGCGCAAGATCCTATAGGCGCAGCTACAGCCGAAGCCACAGCTCAGCCAGCCGCTCCTCCAGCTCCGCCAAAGTCTCCCCGCAACGACGAGGCCCTAGGGGTCGAGGTGACAGTGACGCACAACGCAGAGACTTTAACCGCTCAAACATCTACCGCTCCCAGTCTCCACGTTCATCTTCATCACGAGGCCTTAACCGCAAGACCCATTCATCCAGCTCACAGGCTCTGAGGCTTGGAGGATCCAGAGATGCAGGGGAACAGAAAAACTCCCTGACAGCACGGCAACTTCTGGAGAAGATTCAGTCCAAAAAAAGCTCAAACGATTCTGGCACTGGAACAAAAACTGGTCTCAAGATTAAAGACCCCCCTCAGGGCTACTTTGGCCCAAAACTACCCCCGACCCTGGGAAGTAAAGCTCTGCTTCCACTTTTTGGTAAACTGCAGGCAGGGAAGAAACCAGTGATTCCTTTAACCAGAccagatgagggagagaaatcAGGAACGGGGAAGGGCTCTGAGGCGGAGAGAGAAGTTATCCTAGAGGAGCCTATAAGAGAgttcccccctccacctccacctccagctccaccagtCCAAAAGGTTGAGGAGGCTCCACAGAGCACAGTGGTACATGAGGAGACACAGCAGCCCACGACAGAAGTCCAAGTGCACCAAGAACCCCTGCCATTGTTCGAACAGGAGCCTTCCATAATGATGCCTCAGTACCAAGCAGATTCAGAACAGGACCCCTCACAGAACCCCATGATGGAGTCCCTCATGCCAgaaatgcagcagcagcacccaaTGCACGCCTACCCTGCTTATCCACCACCCAACCTGGAGGAGGACTGcatggaggcagaggaggacggCCTGGCTCCTCTAGAGAGTCAGCCCATTACGTTCACAccagaggagatggagaaataCAGCAAGCTACAGCAGGCTGCACAACAACATatccagcagcagcttttaGCCAAGCAGGTCAAGACGTTTCCctccgcagcagctgcagccgccgctgcagcagcagctgccaaCATGGCCCCGGCTCACCCTCCACAAGCTCTGCAGCAGATCCACATTCAGCAGCCAACTATGTCCTTAGCCTCCGGCACATCAATCACCACAGTGCAACACGCCATCTTGCAGCACcatgctgccgctgctgccgcCATGGGCTTACACCCAggacatcaccaccaccaccaccaccaacacccgGCGCATGCCCAGTTGGCACAGGTGCATCATATTCCTCAGCACCACCTCAcccccatctccctctctcaatTCGGCCACTCCCTGGGTCACACTTTGGGACACCAACTGGGACACCAACTGGGACATGCTGGGCTGATTCCTGCACACCCGACAGCCTTCCTCTCTGGTCAGCCCATACATATTATACCTGCTTCTGCACTTCATCACTCCCCTTTCGCTATGCACCACATCCAAAACGCAGCCCTCTACCCCACACTCTTCTCACCTCGGCCCTCACAggccgctgcagcagcagctctccagcTCCACCCACAGCTCCACCCTCTGCTACACCCAATCTTTTCTGGGCAGGACCTCCAGCACCCACCTAACCATGGCTCATGA
- the gpatch8 gene encoding G patch domain-containing protein 8 isoform X3, whose product MADRFSRFNEQRDFQGGNHFDQYEEGQLELEQASLDKPIESDNIGHRLLEKHGWKLGQGLGKSMQGRTDPVPITLKYDVMGMGRMEMELDYAEDATEKRRVLEVEKEDTEELRQKYKDQVEKEKAIAKALEDLRANFYCELCDKQYTKHQEFDNHINSYDHAHKQRLKELKQREFARNVSSRSRKGGKKQEKMLRRLHELAEQRKLQDRTPGSGPMFKPTTVALDGENAEDGDNTMPDNPALTDEALEGSLTEKSGQTSPKPGPAISFSLGKNSSSSPTPSGSSKVSVSFSFAKKAPVKLDTAAAVFADHGEEAMEEDENQEGEKTAEQEETTDCGTESPKGISIGVEVAEVGGPAGTEEVEQPDDGGSLASTLNKLKMMMKKEEGYAGQEPQYYHYIPPAHCRVKPHFQFLLFMKATDQSLIKAEEEEDDDDDDDDDDEEEEGPEEKKGEDCPEQTESNVADCKTDQEQNNEPNQEQGDAPPALDPDPTPLSPDVQTEKVSSCAVDIASTVPTSPIQKPESTQEIPDSNSGPKIPTGPFFPVLSKDESTTLQWPSELLEFTKAQPSLSYSCNPLYFDFKLSRNKGARGGKVAKSSKPEESDDKGQEVATSTAEVDSTTKPGTSTDKDKPLTKGEPGKSEGDQPKPATDSSSVKKKKKKKKHKKSAKHSKHKEKAAAEGAEGETEATQEKPKKKKKHKRKKSKNKAPDQDEATGEEKDKAKPKSEDKAVSSSVQLTPAGGGATGNTGVELGKRKRATKEVPSKSGAEEGKTRKGTDKANASEEHSGPKRQKTDSSASQSASCSTSAKKSPGPGRPPSSESEEEGGSNTQRSRHHRSSPREQRRHRSEESGRSRSRSSRRGDRRESSRRHNRGQTSHSHSDSSSSERSSAGSSAYSHRSRSYSDSYSDYSKEGRRRRRKRSSESEYERRGSRGRRRSRRHQHSSSSSDDSRSRSRSYSRRKRHRRHHRSSSRSSSSWSRSTSARSYRRSYSRSHSSASRSSSSAKVSPQRRGPRGRGDSDAQRRDFNRSNIYRSQSPRSSSSRGLNRKTHSSSSQALRLGGSRDAGEQKNSLTARQLLEKIQSKKSSNDSGTGTKTGLKIKDPPQGYFGPKLPPTLGSKALLPLFGKLQAGKKPVIPLTRPDEGEKSGTGKGSEAEREVILEEPIREFPPPPPPPAPPVQKVEEAPQSTVVHEETQQPTTEVQVHQEPLPLFEQEPSIMMPQYQADSEQDPSQNPMMESLMPEMQQQHPMHAYPAYPPPNLEEDCMEAEEDGLAPLESQPITFTPEEMEKYSKLQQAAQQHIQQQLLAKQVKTFPSAAAAAAAAAAAANMAPAHPPQALQQIHIQQPTMSLASGTSITTVQHAILQHHAAAAAAMGLHPGHHHHHHHQHPAHAQLAQVHHIPQHHLTPISLSQFGHSLGHTLGHQLGHQLGHAGLIPAHPTAFLSGQPIHIIPASALHHSPFAMHHIQNAALYPTLFSPRPSQAAAAAALQLHPQLHPLLHPIFSGQDLQHPPNHGS is encoded by the exons AAAGCCATTGCCAAGGCTCTGGAGGACCTGAGAGCCAACTTCTACTGTGAGCTATGTGACAAACAGTACACCAAGCACCAGGAGTTTGACAACCACATTAACTCTTATGACCACGCTCACAAGCAG CGGCTTAAAGAGCTGAAGCAGAGAGAATTTGCTCGTAATGTGTCCTCACGTTCACGAAAGGGGGGAAAGAAGCAAGAAAAGATGCTACGCCGATTACACGAGCTGGCTGAGCAGAGGAAACTCCAGGATCG TACTCCAGGAAGTGGGCCCATGTTCAAACCGACCACAGTGGCTTTGGACGGAGAGAATGCAGAAGATGGTGACAACACGATGCCCGACAACCCTGCTTTGACAGATGAGGCCCTTGAAGGATCATTGACCGAAAAAAGTGGGCAAACCTCCCCGAAGCCTGGCCCAGCCATCAGCTTCTCTCTAGGAAAGAACAGCTCCTCATCCCCGACCCCAAGTGGTTCGTCAAAAGTCagtgtttccttctcttttgCCAAGAAAGCTCCAGTAAAGCTGGACACGGCGGCTGCAGTGTTTGCTGATCATGGTGAGGAGGCTATGGAGGAAGACGAGAACCAGGAAGGGGAAAAGACAGCAGAACAAGAGGAGACGACTGACTGCGGAACAGAAAGCCCGAAGGGAATATCAATAGGGGTTGAAGTAGCAGAGGTTGGTGGTCCAGCAGGGACggaagaggtggagcagcctgACGATGGAGGCTCTCTAGCCTCCACACTCAACAAactgaagatgatgatgaaaaaagaggaaggaTATGCTGGACAGGAGCCTCAGTACTATCACTATATACCTCCAGCTCACTGCCGGGTAAAACCTCACTTTCAGTTTTTGCTGTTCATGAAAGCCACTGATCAGTCTCTGAtcaaagcagaagaagaagaagatgatgatgatgacgatgatgatgatgatgaagaggaagaggggccagaggaaaaaaagggtGAAGATTGTCCTGAACAGACAGAATCCAATGTTGCAGATTGTAAGACTGATCAAGAACAAAATAATGAACCAAATCAAGAACAAGGAGATGCCCCTCCAGCTCTTGACCCAGACCCAACTCCTCTTTCGCCTGACGTGCAGACAGAGAAGGTTTCTTCATGCGCAGTAGACATAGCTTCTACGGTACCCACTTCACCTATACAAAAACCAGAGAGCACACAGGAAATTCCGGATTCAAATTCAGGCCCTAAAATCCCCACTGGACCCTTCTTCCCAGTTCTTAGCAAAGATGAGAGCACGACCCTGCAGTGGCCCTCTGAGCTCCTCGAATTTACAAAAGCTCAGCCTTCCCTGTCTTACAGTTGTAATCCCCTTTACTTTGACTTCAAGCTATCCCGCAACAAAGGAGCGCGTGGTGGTAAAGTAGCAAAGTCCTCTAAGCCTGAAGAATCTGATGACAAGGGACAAGAGGTAGCGACCTCAACAGCGGAAGTGGATTCAACGACTAAACCTGGGACCAGCACTGACAAAGATAAGCCATTGACGAAGGGAGAACCTGGTAAATCAGAAGGTGATCAGCCAAAGCCTGCAACTGACAGCAGTAGTgtcaagaaaaagaagaaaaagaagaagcataAGAAGTCTGCGAAGCactcaaaacacaaagaaaaagcagcagcagaaggtgctgaaggagagacagaagcaaCACAAGAAAAGcccaaaaagaagaaaaaacacaaacggAAGAAGAGCAAAAACAAAGCTCCTGATCAGGATGAGGCAACAGGTGAGGAAAAAGATAAAGCAAAACCAAAGTCAGAAGATAAAGCTGTTTCCTCCTCCGTTCAGCTGACACCTGCAGGGGGAGGAGCTACAGGAAATACAGGAGTTGAGCTGGGGAAGAGGAAACGTGCTACTAAGGAAGTGCCTTCCAAGTCTGGAGCTGAGGAGGGAAAAACCAGAAAAGGTACCGATAAGGCCAACGCTTCAGAGGAGCACAGTGGCCCCAAGAGACAAAAGACCGACTCCAGTGCATCTCAAAGTGCCTCCTGCTCCACCTCAGCCAAGAAGAGTCCTGGTCCAGGTAGACCCCCTAGCAGTGAGAGTGAAGAAGAAGGCGGCTCAAACACTCAGCGCTCTCGTCATCACAGGTCAAGTCCCCGGGAACAACGCCGCCACCGAAGTGAGGAATCAGGGCGGTCCCGTAGTCGTTCATCAAGACGAGGGGATAGACGGGAGAGCAGCCGTCGGCACAATCGTGGCCAAACCTCCCACAGTCACTCTGACTCCAGCAGCTCGGAGCGCTCCTCAGCAGGCAGCAGTGCCTACAGCCACCGCAGCCGCAGCTACTCTGACAGCTACAGTGACTACAGCAAAGAGGGACGCAGACGGCGGCGCAAGCGTTCATCAGAGTCAGAGTACGAGCGGAGAGGTAGCCGAGGGCGCAGACGATCTAGGAGACACCAgcactcctcttcttcctcagatgACTCCCGCTCACGTTCACGCAGCTACAGTCGCAGAAAAAGGCACCGACGGCACCATCGGAGCAGTTCGAGgagctccagcagctggagcCGCAGCACCAGCGCAAGATCCTATAGGCGCAGCTACAGCCGAAGCCACAGCTCAGCCAGCCGCTCCTCCAGCTCCGCCAAAGTCTCCCCGCAACGACGAGGCCCTAGGGGTCGAGGTGACAGTGACGCACAACGCAGAGACTTTAACCGCTCAAACATCTACCGCTCCCAGTCTCCACGTTCATCTTCATCACGAGGCCTTAACCGCAAGACCCATTCATCCAGCTCACAGGCTCTGAGGCTTGGAGGATCCAGAGATGCAGGGGAACAGAAAAACTCCCTGACAGCACGGCAACTTCTGGAGAAGATTCAGTCCAAAAAAAGCTCAAACGATTCTGGCACTGGAACAAAAACTGGTCTCAAGATTAAAGACCCCCCTCAGGGCTACTTTGGCCCAAAACTACCCCCGACCCTGGGAAGTAAAGCTCTGCTTCCACTTTTTGGTAAACTGCAGGCAGGGAAGAAACCAGTGATTCCTTTAACCAGAccagatgagggagagaaatcAGGAACGGGGAAGGGCTCTGAGGCGGAGAGAGAAGTTATCCTAGAGGAGCCTATAAGAGAgttcccccctccacctccacctccagctccaccagtCCAAAAGGTTGAGGAGGCTCCACAGAGCACAGTGGTACATGAGGAGACACAGCAGCCCACGACAGAAGTCCAAGTGCACCAAGAACCCCTGCCATTGTTCGAACAGGAGCCTTCCATAATGATGCCTCAGTACCAAGCAGATTCAGAACAGGACCCCTCACAGAACCCCATGATGGAGTCCCTCATGCCAgaaatgcagcagcagcacccaaTGCACGCCTACCCTGCTTATCCACCACCCAACCTGGAGGAGGACTGcatggaggcagaggaggacggCCTGGCTCCTCTAGAGAGTCAGCCCATTACGTTCACAccagaggagatggagaaataCAGCAAGCTACAGCAGGCTGCACAACAACATatccagcagcagcttttaGCCAAGCAGGTCAAGACGTTTCCctccgcagcagctgcagccgccgctgcagcagcagctgccaaCATGGCCCCGGCTCACCCTCCACAAGCTCTGCAGCAGATCCACATTCAGCAGCCAACTATGTCCTTAGCCTCCGGCACATCAATCACCACAGTGCAACACGCCATCTTGCAGCACcatgctgccgctgctgccgcCATGGGCTTACACCCAggacatcaccaccaccaccaccaccaacacccgGCGCATGCCCAGTTGGCACAGGTGCATCATATTCCTCAGCACCACCTCAcccccatctccctctctcaatTCGGCCACTCCCTGGGTCACACTTTGGGACACCAACTGGGACACCAACTGGGACATGCTGGGCTGATTCCTGCACACCCGACAGCCTTCCTCTCTGGTCAGCCCATACATATTATACCTGCTTCTGCACTTCATCACTCCCCTTTCGCTATGCACCACATCCAAAACGCAGCCCTCTACCCCACACTCTTCTCACCTCGGCCCTCACAggccgctgcagcagcagctctccagcTCCACCCACAGCTCCACCCTCTGCTACACCCAATCTTTTCTGGGCAGGACCTCCAGCACCCACCTAACCATGGCTCATGA